The Lolium perenne isolate Kyuss_39 chromosome 6, Kyuss_2.0, whole genome shotgun sequence genome segment CTTTCGTCGCGGGTGTTAACAGCCGTTGGATTTCGGGTAGAATCCATATGGACCGTTCGTTCGGGCTGGTTTACCTGGTTTTTTCTTACCGCCCGGAATGTCTCTCATGTGAAGCCACCCCGACTTGGGTCCACCACACATCGACGGTTGTAAAAAGGGAAAATTTGCTACGGGACACTGTTATTTCCCGGTCTTTGCTAAAACACACTAATAAAACGTGTCTTTGCCTAGTACCATTATAATTTTGGATACGTTTGCTAAAACACACCACATGACCCAAAAcggaaaatatttatttttttattgcaAAATTACCAGATTATTGAGAATTAAACCGGTTTTCCTTCTCATCTAGTTAGACAAGAAAAAAACCAACCAGACTTTGGTTTTAATTCCATACGGGTAGGGATGAAGGGGAGGAAGCCCTGCATCTGTATCAGCTACGAGCCCTAGTGAGATTTACGAACCGCCGTCCTCCATCTTGCCGGCCGCCGCCGTTTTGATTCTCACCGCCGGCGAGCACGCGTACGTCGTCCAGGAGGGGTCCGGGGACCGGCGCCCTCGGCCGCACTCGCCGGTGCCCTCGCGTTCGACAACAATCTGCTGGCGGCCATGGTTGGCGACACAGCCTGGGTGCCCAAAGGGTATATTTCTGCCCAGATTGTTTCCCAGTCACGTCTGTATGTATCTTGATCTTAGTTGAGCACTAAATCATTTGCTAGCTCACGCCTCATGGTTGTAGATAGCCCGTTCATATTATTCAGTAGTAAGGAATGCTGAATATGATCCAAAAACATTACGTGATGCCTGCACCTTTGTGCACTTTATCAGTATTCAGTAGTTATATCAAGGGATTGCTTATATCATTGGGATACCTATATCATTCGGTACTGATGGTGCGATGTAACAATTCAGATTACCCCAACTGATGTGATTATTACTACGTACTTGATCCAGTCTTACTAGAGTATTTTGTTCTAGAATATAGTCTGTAATATCCGTATTATTTTGAACAGGATGGATTGTAGTTCAGCTACCAGAATTGATGTCCGGGTGTGTGCATATGCTGAATTTTGCGATAATGGCACACAAGTATGGCGTCCAACTAGAGATGAACTGAAAGTTGTAGACAGGGATTGTGTCAATTTCAAAGATTTCAGCGAAGAACTTGATCAAGAAATAAATCATGGGCTAAGTCAGAAGTTGTTAATCACTTATTGGGATAAAGTTAGGCAGTCTTTTGCAGAAATCAACCATGAAACTTTGTTGTTGACTGCGATACACATGTATTGGGATGAAAGGAGGCTTCCTATTATGGTTTCCGTTGTTTCCAAAGGGGATAGTTCTACATCTGCTTGTGTGCCACATCTAACTGATCCctcaattcaagttgataaaccagaacATCAGCCTCATAATGACCATGAGTCTTCTAGCAGCGACGAACCACCTGTTTTTGATGATTGGGTTGATGCGGAAGTTGAGTATGTTGGCGTAGATGATGAGTGTGAATACAAAGAGTTGCTAACTGACTCTGATGAATCTAACTTAGATGATGGGTATGATTCCGGTGAGTCATTTCATGATGACCTAGTTGTGGATGACACAGTTGGGTGTGAGACCATTGTCCATGTGACAGATTTTGAGAACCCCAAAATTGAAGTTGGTGTTACATTTGAAGATGGTAAATGCTTTAAGAAAGCAATTAGGCAATATGCAGTAAAGGGTGAATATGAAATTGCAGCTCCATATTCCGAGGCAACAAGGTACAGGGGCTATTGCAAGGCTAAGAAGTGCAAGTGGAGGATACATGCAAGCCAACTTCAAGATGGCAGGACTTGGCAGGTATGTAGTGTTTTGCTTTAATAAATATATTTTGCTAATATATTCTATAACATGGTTTTGATGTGTACATTTGTTAACGTAGATAAAGAAGATGCCAAGGGAACACAATTGCGGAAGCACAGGGACAGTGGAAAAGAACTGCATGGCAAATAATCATTGGGTATGTGACAGGGTCATAGAATGGCTCTCAAACGATGCTAGCATCGGGCCTACTGAACTTCGAAAGAAATTAGAAGAGAAGTACAAAATCAAGATATCAAATTGGGTTGTCTGGGATGGAAAAGAAATGGCTCTCAAGAAGCTCCAAGGCGACTGGGATGCTAGCTTTGAGGATGCTTTTAGCTTCAAAGCTGAGCTGGAGAGGACAAATCCGGGAAGCATAGTGGACATTCAGTTCGAGAAGGATGGGGAGGGAAAACAAAGGTTCACTAGGATGTTTGTTGCGCTGCGTGCATGTGTCGACGGGTTTTTGTATGGTTGTAGACCATATGTAGGCGTTGACTCAACAGCATTAACTGGAAAGTGGAAAGGACAACTTGCATCTGCCATTGCTATTGATGGGAACCATTGGATGTTTCCAGTAGCATACGGTGTATTTGGTTCAGAGACGACTGATAATTGGACATGGTTTTTTGATAGGCTGCACATGGCTATTGGGTCACCCCCTGGATTAGTTATATCCACTGACGCGGGTAAAGGTATAGATGCTGCTGTTACCCAAGTTTTCACAAATGGAGTGGAGCATAGAGAGTGCATGCGGCACTTAGTCAAGAACTTCATGAAAAAATTCCGTGGTGATGTCTTCCTCAAGCACTTGTGGCCAGCTTGTAGAGCGTATAGAGTACTTCGCTTTGAGCAGCATTACAATCCTATGCTTGAAGCATCTCCTGAAGCCATGCAGTGGCTGGAGGATAACCACAAACAcctatggaaaaggtaccaattcTCAGAAACCAGCAAAGTAGATTATGTGACCAATAATATTGCTGAATCCTTTAATAGTTGGATAAGAACAGAAAAGTCTCTTCCAGTCATTCCTCTTTTTGATAAAATAAGGCAGATGATAATGGAGAAAATGGACTTGAGAAGAAGAATTTCTTATAAACTTTGTGGGAAAATTCTTCCTCGTGTTGTCAAGGATGTAAATGCTAAGAGCCGAGGATTGCCATACATCCACACATTTTCTAACAAAGATCATGAAAACGTTGCACTTTTAGCTGAGGTTCAAGGAGTTGATAAGGACCTCCAACCGTGGAGGCATGCATTGGATCTCACAAATAGAACATGCACATGTAGGCAGTGGCAAATAACTGGTTTGCCTTGCTATCATGCTGTTCATGTTATCACTAGCATGAGAAATCCCAAGATGGAAGATTACATCGACAACTACTACTCAGTTAACAAGTTCAAAAAAGCATATGAAAATTGGGTAGGGCCAATGACAGATAGGCAGCAGTGGCCGAAGGTAGACCCTGGCTTTAAACTTTGGCCCCCTATTCTAAAACGTGCAGCTGGAAGGCCAAGGACAAGAAGATACAAAGGATGGGAAGAAGGGGG includes the following:
- the LOC127308010 gene encoding uncharacterized protein, encoding MDCSSATRIDVRVCAYAEFCDNGTQVWRPTRDELKVVDRDCVNFKDFSEELDQEINHGLSQKLLITYWDKVRQSFAEINHETLLLTAIHMYWDERRLPIMVSVVSKGDSSTSACVPHLTDPSIQVDKPEHQPHNDHESSSSDEPPVFDDWVDAEVEYVGVDDECEYKELLTDSDESNLDDGYDSGESFHDDLVVDDTVGCETIVHVTDFENPKIEVGVTFEDGKCFKKAIRQYAVKGEYEIAAPYSEATRYRGYCKAKKCKWRIHASQLQDGRTWQIKKMPREHNCGSTGTVEKNCMANNHWVCDRVIEWLSNDASIGPTELRKKLEEKYKIKISNWVVWDGKEMALKKLQGDWDASFEDAFSFKAELERTNPGSIVDIQFEKDGEGKQRFTRMFVALRACVDGFLYGCRPYVGVDSTALTGKWKGQLASAIAIDGNHWMFPVAYGVFGSETTDNWTWFFDRLHMAIGSPPGLVISTDAGKGIDAAVTQVFTNGVEHRECMRHLVKNFMKKFRGDVFLKHLWPACRAYRVLRFEQHYNPMLEASPEAMQWLEDNHKHLWKRYQFSETSKVDYVTNNIAESFNSWIRTEKSLPVIPLFDKIRQMIMEKMDLRRRISYKLCGKILPRVVKDVNAKSRGLPYIHTFSNKDHENVALLAEVQGVDKDLQPWRHALDLTNRTCTCRQWQITGLPCYHAVHVITSMRNPKMEDYIDNYYSVNKFKKAYENWVGPMTDRQQWPKVDPGFKLWPPILKRAAGRPRTRRYKGWEEGGKGRRTVTCKRCHQKGHMKKTCNETVLDPNAPPPAPPKPKRVRKRSKKAVEVQPQSKQTEAPSTHIESSSLDISTTPSKAQAPSMDISSPMTRSRKRQLDLDSAAIQGMCTPTKQLACTDDTNNSPMTRSRKKQSGLDTAKSKVAAKPKVMKKTTRKLEVKRAKK